In Solanum pennellii chromosome 7, SPENNV200, the following are encoded in one genomic region:
- the LOC107024636 gene encoding G-type lectin S-receptor-like serine/threonine-protein kinase SD2-5 isoform X2, which yields MIDKPQLVWSANRNRPVKFNATLELGQDGNLVLTDSDGTLVWSTDTIGKSVSGLNLTEMGNLVLFDKRKRTIWQSFDHPTDSLLPGQSLVSGRKLVASVSATNHSQGLLALTVLNGSWAAYMDTNPPQYYYTSYYADSSYYSFNGQTFTVLHYPTNSTAQFMKIGPDGHIKVFQWSVVDWNEVSDILSPNVDNCAYPMVCGSYSICTNNGQCTCPSQENFFRPFSERKPDLGCSQLTSVNCNSSQYHSFIELKNTTYFSFNIDQELNSTKLWLGQKKLEDCKRACLSHCSCKAAVFEYNWNGDRRGNCLLLNEVFSLKDSEEVRGETVFLKVQNTSKAQTQSLIIPGGKKSRPFKVIIGSTLAAFFGIILSIATCFVIFRKRTHESRKAADILDLAPILPGILTRFSYNELKIITDDFSSKLGEGGFGCVYEGTLRNGTKIAVKNLDGVGQVKESFLTEVKAVGGIHHINLVKLIGFCAEKTHRLLIYEYMVNGSLDRWITHENRENGLTWSTRQRIISDIAKGLAYLHEDCSQKIIHLDIKPQNILLDQYLNAKISDFGLSKLIEKDKSKVVTRMRGTRGYLAPEWLSSVITEKVDVYAFGIVLLEILCGRKNLDWSQPDEEDVHLLSVFRRKAEQEQLMDMVDKNNEDMQLHREAVTEMMSLAAWCLQGDFSKRPSMSLVVKALEGLVTVETNLNYDFTHVPEVGAGNQEREVIVSSIFPSILSGPR from the coding sequence TCTGCTAACAGGAACCGTCCAGTGAAATTCAATGCAACCTTGGAACTAGGCCAAGATGGCAACTTGGTCTTGACAGACTCTGATGGCACTCTTGTTTGGTCCACTGATACAATTGGGAAATCTGTTTCTGGCTTAAACTTAACAGAAATGGGAAATCTTGTGCTCTTTGATAAGAGAAAGCGCACAATTTGGCAGTCTTTTGATCATCCTACAGATTCTTTGCTTCCAGGGCAGAGTTTGGTTTCTGGCCGGAAGCTTGTAGCAAGCGTTTCAGCAACCAATCATAGTCAAGGTTTGCTTGCTCTTACTGTTCTCAACGGAAGTTGGGCTGCTTACATGGATACTAATCCGCCTCAATATTACTACACTTCATACTATGCTGATAGTTCTTATTACAGTTTTAATGGTCAAACCTTTACTGTTTTACACTATCCTACAAATTCGACAGCTCAATTCATGAAGATTGGGCCTGATGGACATATAAAGGTATTCCAATGGTCTGTAGTTGATTGGAATGAAGTATCTGACATTTTGTCGCCAAATGTAGATAACTGTGCGTACCCAATGGTATGTGGAAGTTATAGCATTTGTACAAATAACGGGCAATGTACTTGTCCGTCACAGGAAAACTTCTTCAGGCCATTTTCTGAGAGGAAACCAGATCTTGGATGTTCACAGCTGACTTCCGTTAACTGCAACTCTTCGCAGTATCATAGTTTCATAGAGCTCAAGAATActacatatttttcatttaacatTGATCAGGAACTAAATTCGACTAAATTGTGGCTTGGGCAGAAAAAGTTGGAAGATTGCAAAAGGGCATGTCTGAGTCACTGTTCTTGCAAAGCTGCTGTTTTTGAATATAATTGGAATGGGGATCGAAGAGGTAATTGTTTGTTACTGAATGAAGTTTTCTCTCTCAAAGACAGCGAAGAAGTAAGAGGCGAGACAGTATTTCTTAAGGTGCAGAATACCTCAAAGGCGCAGACGCAGTCTCTAATCATTCCTGGAGGAAAGAAATCAAGACCTTTCAAAGTGATAATAGGATCTACTCTTGCAGCTTTCTTTGGGATAATTTTAAGCATAGCTACTTGCTTTGTTATTTTCAGAAAGAGGACACATGAGTCCAGAAAGGCTGCGGATATTTTGGATCTAGCACCAATCTTACCGGGAATCCTAACTCGATTCTCTTACAATGAGCTGAAAATAATTACAGATGATTTCAGCAGTAAGCTTGGGGAAGGAGGATTTGGCTGTGTTTATGAAGGAACACTGAGAAATGGAACTAAAATAGCTGTGAAGAATCTGGATGGTGTAGGTCAAGTAAAGGAATCATTCTTAACAGAAGTAAAGGCGGTCGGTggcattcaccatatcaatcTGGTAAAACTCATTGGATTTTGTGCTGAAAAAACCCACAGGCTTCTAATCTATGAGTACATGGTGAATGGATCGCTTGATAGGTGGATTACACATGAAAACCGAGAAAATGGGCTTACATGGAGCACAAGACAGAGGATAATATCAGATATCGCCAAAGGGTTAGCGTATCTACATGAGGATTGCAGCCAAAAGATAATTCATTTGGACATCAAACCACAAAACATCCTTCTGGATCAATATCTCAATGCTAAGATATCAGATTTTGGGTTGTCGAAGCTAATTGAGAAAGATAAAAGCAAAGTCGTGACTAGAATGAGAGGAACACGGGGTTATTTAGCCCCTGAATGGTTGAGCTCGGTAATCACTGAGAAagttgatgtttatgcttttggAATTGTCCTCTTGGAAATTCTCTGTGGACGAAAGAATTTGGATTGGTCCCAACCTGATGAAGAAGATGTCCATTTGCTAAGTGTATTTAGGAGAAAAGCGGAACAAGAGCAGCTCATGGATATGGTTGACAAAAACAACGAAGATATGCAGCTCCACAGGGAAGCAGTGACTGAAATGATGAGCCTAGCTGCATGGTGTCTACAGGGTGATTTTTCCAAGAGGCCTTCCATGTCATTAGTGGTTAAGGCATTGGAAGGTTTGGTGACTGTTGAAACCAACTTGAATTATGATTTCACACATGTACCTGAGGTTGGGGCAGGCAACCAAGAGAGGGAAGTCATTGTCAGTTCAATATTTCCTTCAATTTTATCGGGACCAAGGTAA
- the LOC107024453 gene encoding G-type lectin S-receptor-like serine/threonine-protein kinase SD2-5, whose protein sequence is MFAEQRMCFPILLFIYLLLTSSRFVISQSFLHYNISLPNSTAGHAGLSSLWINRPSLIINSTTDGFSTPILQRGNAGPRFLYGFYCRYNATECLLGIVLYHNKYNEQDGIVNEPQLVWSANRNHPVKFNATLELGQDGNLVLTDSDGTLVWSTDTIGKSVSGLNLTEMGNLVLFDKRKRIIWQSFDHPTDSLLPGQSLVSGRKLVASVSATNRSQGLFALTVLNGSWAAYMDTNPPQYYYTSSNADSSYYSFNGQTSTVLHYPTNSTAQFMKIGPDGHIKVYQWSEVVSDLLPPYVDNCAYPMVCGSYSICTNNGQCTCPSQENFFRPFSERKPDLGCSQLTSVNCNSSQYHSFIELKNTTYFSIYIDQELNSSKLWIWQTKLEDCKRACLSNCSCKAAVFRYGWNGTRRGNCLLLNEVFSLRDSEEGRGNTVFLKVQNSSKAQTQSLIIPGGNKSRPFKVIIGSTLAAFFGIILSIATCFVIFRKRTRESRKAADILDLAPILPGILTRFSYNELKVITEDFSRKLGEGGFGCVYEGTLSNGTKIAVKHLDGVGQVKESFLTEVKAVGGIHHINLVKLIGFCAEKTHRLLIYEYMVNGSLDRWITHENRENGLTWSTRQRIISDIAKGLAYLHEDCSQKIIHLDIKPQNILLDQYFNAKISDFGLSKLIEKDKSKVVTRMRGTPGYLAPEWLSSVITEKVDVYAFGIVLLEILCGRKNLDWSQPDEEDVHLLSVFRRKAEQKQLMDMVDKHNEDMQLHREAVTEMMSLAAWCLQGDFSKRPSMSLVVKALEGLVTVETNLNYDFTHVPEVGAGNQQREVISSSKFPSILSGPR, encoded by the coding sequence ATGTTTGCAGAACAGAGAATGTGTTTTCCTATCCTTCTCTTCATTTATCTCCTCTTAACTTCGTCTCGATTTGTTATATCACAATCTTTCCTGCACTACAACATCAGTCTTCCGAATTCTACTGCAGGGCATGCCGGACTTTCCTCTTTATGGATCAATAGGCCGTCTCTTATTATTAATTCCACCACCGATGGCTTCTCAACGCCCATACTTCAGCGGGGAAATGCTGGCCCACGATTCCTCTATGGCTTCTACTGCAGGTACAATGCCACAGAATGCCTTCTTGGTATCGTTTTGTATCACAACAAATACAACGAGCAGGACGGTATAGTAAATGAACCCCAGTTAGTTTGGTCTGCTAATAGGAACCATCCAGTGAAATTCAATGCAACCTTGGAACTAGGCCAAGATGGCAACTTGGTCTTGACAGACTCTGATGGCACTCTTGTTTGGTCCACTGATACAATTGGGAAATCTGTTTCTGGCTTAAACTTAACAGAAATGGGAAATCTTGTGCTCTTTGATAAGAGAAAGCGCATAATTTGGCAGTCTTTTGATCATCCTACGGATTCTTTGCTTCCAGGGCAGAGTTTGGTTTCTGGCCGGAAGCTTGTAGCAAGCGTTTCAGCAACCAATCGGAGTCAAGGTTTGTTTGCTCTTACTGTTCTCAATGGAAGCTGGGCTGCTTACATGGATACTAATCCGCCTCAATATTACTACACTTCATCCAATGCTGATAGTTCTTATTACAGTTTTAACGGTCAAACCTCTACTGTTTTACACTATCCTACTAACTCGACAGCTCAATTCATGAAGATTGGTCCTGATGGACATATAAAGGTATACCAATGGTCTGAAGTTGTATCTGACCTTTTGCCGCCATATGTAGATAACTGTGCGTACCCAATGGTATGTGGAAGTTATAGCATTTGCACAAATAACGGGCAATGTACTTGTCCGTCACAGGAAAACTTCTTCAGGCCATTTTCTGAGAGGAAACCAGATCTTGGATGTTCACAGCTGACTTCCGTTAACTGCAACTCTTCGCAGTATCATAGTTTCATAGAGCTCAAGAATActacatatttttcaatttacatTGATCAGGAACTAAATTCGAGCAAATTATGGATTTGGCAGACAAAGTTGGAAGATTGCAAAAGGGCCTGTCTGAGTAACTGTTCTTGCAAAGCTGCTGTTTTTAGATATGGTTGGAATGGGACTCGAAGAGGGAACTGTTTGTTACTGAATGAAGTTTTCTCTCTCAGAGACAGCGAAGAAGGAAGAGGCAATACAGTGTTTCTTAAGGTGCAGAATTCCTCAAAGGCGCAGACTCAGTCTCTAATCATTCCTGGAGGAAATAAATCAAGACCTTTCAAAGTGATAATAGGATCTACTCTTGCAGCTTTCTTTGGGATAATTTTAAGCATAGCTACTTGCTTTGTTATTTTCAGAAAGAGGACACGTGAGTCCAGAAAGGCTGCGGATATTTTGGATCTAGCACCAATCTTACCCGGAATCCTAACTCGATTCTCTTACAATGAGCTGAAAGTAATTACAGAAGATTTCAGTAGAAAGCTTGGGGAAGGAGGATTTGGCTGTGTTTATGAAGGAACGCTGAGCAATGGCACCAAAATAGCTGTGAAACATCTGGATGGTGTAGGTCAAGTAAAGGAATCATTCTTAACAGAGGTAAAGGCGGTCGGTggcattcaccatatcaatcTGGTAAAACTCATTGGATTTTGTGCCGAAAAAACCCACAGGCTTCTAATCTATGAGTACATGGTGAATGGATCTCTGGATAGGTGGATTACACATGAAAACCGAGAAAATGGGCTTACGTGGAGCACAAGACAGAGGATAATATCAGATATCGCGAAAGGATTAGCGTATCTACATGAGGATTGCAGCCAAAAGATAATTCATTTGGACATCAAACCACAAAACATCCTTCTAGATCAGTACTTCAATGCTAAGATATCAGATTTTGGGTTGTCGAAGCTAATTGAGAAAGACAAAAGCAAAGTTGTGACTAGAATGAGAGGCACACCGGGTTATTTAGCCCCTGAATGGTTGAGCTCCGTAATCACCGAGAAagttgatgtttatgcttttggAATTGTCCTCTTGGAAATTCTCTGTGGGCGAAAGAATTTGGATTGGTCCCAACCTGATGAAGAAGATGTCCATTTGCTAAGTGTATTTAGGAGAAAAGCGGAACAAAAGCAGCTCATGGATATGGTTGACAAACACAACGAAGATATGCAACTCCACAGGGAAGCAGTGACAGAAATGATGAGCCTCGCTGCATGGTGTCTACAGGGCGATTTTTCCAAGAGGCCTTCCATGTCATTGGTGGTTAAGGCATTGGAAGGTTTGGTCACTGTTGAAACCAACTTGAATTATGATTTCACACATGTACCTGAGGTTGGGGCAGGCAACCAACAGAGGGAAGTCATTAGCAGTTCAAAATTTCCTTCAATTTTATCAGGACCAAGGTAA
- the LOC107023990 gene encoding uncharacterized protein LOC107023990, which yields MEVSMISDTLTAVVTTQGLGVSKFLLNRNLNFSSNNVFSLSDSSSEQQSPSTAGVRQISAVICPIDALAPPPVKYNKVKAAPRRLARKTRRIIRKSLIGGADEGDENGFLFDGGNYDGPFGGGSSWGGGGGGGRGWNFDGFGGANWEESSSNSFSDPAFDFVYELMCWAALSNCLHFAFKKVVRIVAGGFSDTAREKVVPVRLTSVY from the coding sequence ATGGAAGTTTCTATGATCTCCGATACGTTAACGGCGGTGGTAACCACTCAAGGCTTAGGTGTTTCAAAGTTTCTGCTGAATCGCAATCTCAATTTCTCATCAAACAACGTTTTCTCACTCTCCGATTCCTCATCGGAGCAGCAATCACCTTCCACCGCCGGAGTTCGTCAAATTTCCGCTGTGATTTGTCCGATCGATGCCTTAGCGCCGCCTCCTGTAAAGTACAATAAGGTCAAAGCCGCACCTCGAAGACTGGCTCGTAAGACAAGGCGGATTATACGGAAGTCGTTGATCGGTGGAGCTGATGAAGGTGATGAAAACGGATTTTTATTTGATGGAGGTAATTATGACGGGCCGTTTGGTGGTGGTAGTAGCTGGGGCggaggtggtggtggtggtagaGGATGGAATTTCGATGGATTTGGAGGGGCAAATTGGGAAGAATCTTCGTCGAACTCGTTTTCTGATCCGGCTTTTGATTTTGTCTATGAGTTGATGTGTTGGGCTGCGTTGTCGAATTGCTTGCATTTTGCGTTTAAGAAAGTGGTGAGAATTGTGGCTGGTGGATTCAGTGATACAGCTAGAGAGAAGGTTGTTCCAGTTAGACTTACATCTGTCTACTGA
- the LOC107023989 gene encoding G-type lectin S-receptor-like serine/threonine-protein kinase SD2-5, translated as MALGQFLPFFFLILCCSFHLISSQPYDYPSANLSTTWVNSISADHSVDFSDGSTVRAILLKGTFGPKYACGFYCNGICDTYLFAIFIVQTNSASQITSPSIGFPQVVWSANRNKPVRINSTLELTAQGDLVLRDADGTLAWSTNTTGKSIAGLNLTDEGNLVLFDSKNATVWQSFDHPTDSLVPGQKLVSGMKLTASVSTTNWTKGGLFSLSAIDNGLVAFIESNPPQTYFDATIGGLNASRGSNYVVYLNGSLALLSNSSNSSDSEKLVSFSVATSAQYMRLESDGHLKVYEWQNGWTEVNDLLTGFYGECYYPMACGRYGICSGGQCSCPKSSSNSTIYFRQMDDRQGNLGCSEVTRLTCNALSNHRFLDLQDVDYFTFTTDIRNTSMNTCKDACLRNCSCKAALFRSGLNSSTGDCYLPSEIFSLANNERDKTRYDSHAFIKVQVEPEVAAAEEKKRVNGAILGSVIGVPILGIIIGVAVFIFWKKRKANEDEEDYLDHVPGMPTRFSYDDLKSATENFTKKLGQGGFGSVFEGCLADGTKIAVKCLDGIGQVKTSFLAEVETIGSIHHVNLVQLIGFCAEKSHRLLVYECMSNGSLEKWIYHGKQEQTLDWNCRRKIIQDIARGLAYLHEECRHKILHLDIKPPNILLDEKYNAKLADFGLSKLIDRNQSQVMTQMRGTPGYLAPEWLSGVITEKVDVYSFGIVILEILSGRRHFEASESEDQQVMVNLFRRKAEEGQLVDLIDKHSQDMQFYKEEVVKAMQIAAWCLQSDYTKRPSMSMVVKAMEGVIDVDKDLDYSFRPQTVSAIPNICFADSAPLLPSVLSGPR; from the coding sequence ATGGCTTTAGGCCAGTTtttaccttttttctttttaattctctGTTGTTCTTTTCATTTGATAAGTAGCCAACCTTATGATTATCCATCTGCAAATCTTTCTACAACTTGGGTTAACAGCATTTCTGCAGACCATTCAGTGGATTTCAGTGATGGCTCAACAGTAAGAGCCATACTACTCAAAGGAACTTTTGGTCCAAAATATGCTTGTGGTTTCTACTGTAATGGCATTTGTGATACTTACCTCTTTGCCATTTTCATCGTGCAAACTAACAGCGCGTCCCAAATTACTTCTCCATCGATTGGATTCCCACAGGTTGTTTGGTCTGCAAACAGGAATAAACCTGTTAGAATCAATTCTACTTTGGAACTTACAGCACAAGGAGATTTGGTGCTTAGAGATGCTGATGGTACTTTGGCTTGGTCAACTAACACTACTGGCAAGTCTATTGCTGGCTTAAACTTGACCGATGAGGGGAATCTTGTTCTGTTTGATTCGAAGAATGCAACTGTTTGGCAATCGTTTGATCACCCGACTGATTCTTTAGTTCCAGGGCAGAAGTTAGTATCCGGGATGAAACTAACAGCAAGTGTTTCAACAACAAACTGGACTAAAGGAGGTTTGTTTTCCCTCTCTGCTATTGATAATGGTTTGGTTGCTTTCATAGAGTCAAATCCTCCCCAAACATACTTTGACGCGACTATTGGTGGGTTGAATGCAAGTAGAGGCTCAAATTATGTTGTGTATTTGAATGGTAGCTTAGCTTTACTCTCAAACTCTAGTAATTCCAGCGATTCAGAGAAACTGGTTTCATTTAGTGTAGCGACCTCAGCTCAATATATGAGACTGGAGTCTGATGGACACTTGAAAGTGTATGAGTGGCAAAATGGGTGGACTGAGGTGAATGATCTCCTCACAGGTTTTTACGGAGAGTGTTATTATCCCATGGCATGTGGGAGATATGGCATTTGCTCAGGGGGGCAGTGTAGTTGTCCCAAATCGAGCTCTAATTCAACGATCTATTTCAGACAGATGGATGATAGACAGGGTAATCTGGGTTGCTCTGAGGTCACAAGACTTACATGTAATGCTTTAAGTAACCACAGATTTTTGGATCTTCAAGATGTGGACTATTTCACATTTACGACAGATATCAGAAACACTAGTATGAATACCTGTAAAGATGCATGTTTGAGGAACTGTTCCTGTAAAGCTGCTTTATTTCGCAGTGGTTTAAACTCATCCACGGGAGACTGCTACCTACCATCCGAGATCTTTTCACTAGCGAATAATGAGAGGGACAAGACAAGGTATGATTCCCATGCATTTATAAAAGTACAGGTTGAACCTGAAGTAGCTGCTGCTGAAGAGAAAAAGCGTGTTAATGGTGCTATACTGGGATCTGTCATAGGAGTTCCCATTTTAGGGATCATAATTGGAGTTGCAGTTTTCATATTCTGGAAGAAGAGAAAGGCTAATGAAGATGAGGAGGATTATCTAGATCACGTACCAGGAATGCCGACTAGATTTTCTTATGATGATCTAAAGTCTGCAACGGAGAACTTCACCAAGAAGCTTGGTCAAGGAGGATTTGGGTCAGTTTTTGAAGGGTGCTTAGCAGATGGCACAAAGATTGCAGTGAAATGCCTTGATGGAATAGGACAAGTCAAAACGTCATTCTTAGCTGAGGTTGAAACTATTGGCAGTATACATCATGTAAACTTGGTGCAATTGATTGGCTTCTGTGCTGAGAAATCTCATAGGCTTTTAGTATACGAGTGCATGAGCAACGGATCACTAGAAAAATGGATCTACCATGGTAAACAGGAGCAAACTCTAGATTGGAACTGCAGGAGGAAGATTATTCAAGACATAGCCAGAGGATTAGCCTACCTTCACGAAGAATGCAGGCATAAGATTCTGCATTTGGATATTAAGCCCCCAAACATACTACTGGATGAGAAGTACAACGCTAAACTCGCTGATTTTGGGCTTTCAAAGCTAATTGATCGGAATCAGAGCCAAGTCATGACTCAGATGAGAGGCACTCCTGGTTATTTGGCTCCTGAATGGCTTAGTGGAGTTATAACAGAGAAGGTAGATGTCTACAGCTTTGGCATTGTGATCTTGGAAATTTTGAGTGGAAGAAGACATTTTGAAGCATCGGAGTCTGAAGACCAACAGGTAATGGTGAACTTATTCAGGAGAAAGGCAGAGGAAGGGCAGCTGGTGGATCTTATTGATAAGCACAGTCAAGATATGCAGTTTTACAAAGAAGAAGTAGTAAAGGCAATGCAGATTGCTGCCTGGTGTTTACAAAGTGATTACACAAAGAGGCCATCAATGTCGATGGTGGTCAAGGCCATGGAGGGTGTTATAGATGTTGACAAGGATCTAGACTACAGCTTTAGACCACAAACTGTTTCCGCAATACCAAATATCTGTTTTGCAGATTCAGCTCCTTTACTGCCTTCGGTCCTATCAGGCCCTAGGTGA